The following are encoded in a window of Methylicorpusculum oleiharenae genomic DNA:
- a CDS encoding sigma-54 interaction domain-containing protein, with protein sequence MLNDFRIKDQFNRDMADKQEEPLITLPDPDSHALSIRATALVFNDPASRKLLHYIERVAPSDATVLIIGETGTGKELAARKVHKLSHRSNGPFVAVNCGAFSETLLESELFGHEKGSFTGAVASRSGWFESANGGTLFLDEIGDLPLSAQVKILRVLQEREVVRIGSRQPIPIDVRLVAATNVDLAAAVHAGHFREDLYYRLNVAALDLLPLRERPGDILPLAKHFLDRYGKRMELTHVEIASSAERALLNYSWPGNIRELENVIHHALLICQNGRVTSADLHLSASVISFSRNQSGNGSASNSLKSLENILADLYEQPLDNLFDTLEETIIRTAYDYCENNQVQTANLLGISRNILRHRLKRFGFLTT encoded by the coding sequence ATGTTAAATGACTTCAGAATCAAAGATCAATTCAACAGAGATATGGCGGATAAACAGGAAGAACCGCTGATTACTTTGCCGGATCCGGACTCTCATGCTTTATCTATTCGGGCGACCGCTTTGGTTTTTAATGATCCCGCATCCCGCAAACTTCTACATTACATCGAACGAGTAGCCCCCAGTGACGCCACAGTTTTGATTATTGGCGAAACAGGAACAGGTAAAGAACTGGCTGCTCGCAAAGTGCATAAATTGAGCCACCGCAGCAATGGCCCTTTTGTTGCTGTAAACTGTGGCGCTTTCTCTGAGACGCTCTTGGAAAGTGAGTTATTTGGTCACGAAAAAGGGTCTTTCACTGGCGCAGTAGCTAGCCGGAGCGGCTGGTTCGAATCTGCCAATGGCGGCACCTTGTTTTTGGATGAAATCGGGGACTTACCACTTTCTGCACAGGTCAAAATATTACGTGTTCTGCAGGAAAGAGAAGTTGTCAGAATCGGTTCGCGCCAGCCTATCCCTATCGATGTCAGACTGGTCGCTGCCACCAATGTCGATTTGGCTGCCGCAGTGCATGCAGGTCATTTTCGTGAAGACTTGTATTACCGATTGAATGTCGCTGCTCTGGATTTACTGCCCTTAAGAGAGCGTCCAGGGGACATTTTGCCCTTGGCCAAACATTTTCTGGACCGTTACGGAAAACGCATGGAATTAACTCATGTTGAAATCGCCTCCAGCGCGGAACGAGCACTACTCAATTATTCCTGGCCAGGGAATATTCGTGAACTGGAAAATGTGATCCACCATGCCTTGTTAATTTGTCAAAATGGCCGAGTAACCTCCGCCGACTTACATTTATCGGCTTCGGTTATAAGTTTTTCCAGAAATCAGTCCGGCAATGGCTCTGCGTCTAATTCGCTCAAATCGCTGGAAAACATTCTGGCCGATTTGTATGAACAGCCACTCGACAATCTGTTCGATACCCTTGAAGAAACCATCATACGAACGGCTTATGACTATTGCGAAAACAATCAAGTTCAGACCGCCAATCTATTGGGCATCAGCCGAAATATTTTAAGACACCGGTTGAAGCGATTCGGATTTCTAACGACCTAG
- a CDS encoding DVUA0089 family protein — protein MKISFFSILGFALFASTAQANVFEDIAVDNSSYDKAQFVGELSSLGAIEVFGFRGSLFNGFLVDNDDADFYSFQINSPGLLKLSLLTPGADPILGLFDSNGILLAEDDDSGSQLDAFLEYSVSLPGTYIAAINGWTGDNVLDFTVPGESDFPYRLQAEFQSNLTAVPLPAGIWLLLSGLVGLVRLGQRKTI, from the coding sequence ATGAAAATAAGTTTCTTTTCAATTTTAGGGTTTGCATTATTTGCTTCAACAGCACAAGCGAATGTATTTGAAGATATAGCGGTGGATAATTCCAGTTATGACAAAGCTCAATTTGTTGGTGAGCTAAGCAGTTTGGGTGCTATTGAAGTTTTCGGCTTTCGGGGGTCGTTGTTCAACGGATTTTTGGTTGACAATGATGATGCAGACTTTTACAGCTTTCAAATCAATTCGCCCGGCCTATTAAAGCTGAGCTTACTTACCCCGGGAGCGGACCCCATTCTTGGTTTGTTTGATTCAAATGGCATCTTGCTGGCTGAAGATGATGATTCCGGGTCTCAATTGGATGCATTCCTGGAGTATTCCGTGTCTTTGCCGGGCACTTACATTGCTGCGATCAATGGTTGGACAGGAGATAACGTACTTGATTTCACGGTTCCCGGTGAATCCGATTTTCCTTACAGACTGCAAGCTGAATTCCAAAGTAATTTAACCGCAGTCCCTCTTCCTGCTGGAATATGGTTATTGCTCAGTGGTTTAGTCGGTTTAGTCAGATTAGGCCAACGCAAAACCATTTAG